One Vibrio campbellii CAIM 519 = NBRC 15631 = ATCC 25920 genomic window carries:
- a CDS encoding PrkA family serine protein kinase: MSIFDHYQSRYEAAKDEEMSLQDFLALCKDDKSAYANAAERLLMAIGEPEVIDTAQDPRLSRIFSNRVISRYETFKDFYGMEDAIEQIVSYLKHAAQGLEERKQILYLLGPVGGGKSSLAEKLKALMEKMPVYVLSANGERSPVNDHPFCLFNPTEDGEILKKEYGIEHRYLRSIMSPWAAKRLHEFGGDITKFKVLKVRPSILDQVAIAKTEPGDENNQDISSLVGKVDIRQLEHYSQDDPDAYSYSGALCKANQGLMEFVEMFKAPIKVLHPLLTATQEGNFNGTEGLSAIPFDGMILAHSNESEWQTFRNNKNNEAFLDRVYIVKVPYCLRVSEEVKIYQKLLENSELSKAPCSPSTLETLAQFSILSRLKEPENSSIFSKMRVYDGETLKDTDPKAKSYQEYRDYAGVDEGMNGLSTRFAFKILSRVFNFDQTEVAANPVHLFYVIEQQVEREQFPSEMAEKYLEFLKGYLVPRYVEFIGKEVQTAYLESYSEYGQNIFDRYVTYADFWIQDQEYRDPETGQLFDRASLNAELEKIEKTAGISNPKDFRNEIVNFVLRAKANNNGQNPVWTSYEKLRTVIEKKMFSNTEELLPVISFNAKTSSEDQKKHDDFVARMMEKGYTEKQVRLLSEWYLRVRKSS; encoded by the coding sequence ATGAGTATTTTCGACCACTATCAATCAAGATATGAAGCTGCAAAAGATGAAGAGATGTCGTTACAGGATTTCTTAGCCCTGTGTAAAGACGACAAAAGCGCCTACGCTAACGCTGCAGAACGCCTACTTATGGCTATCGGAGAGCCAGAAGTCATTGATACTGCTCAAGATCCAAGACTGAGCCGTATATTCTCAAACCGTGTCATTTCGCGTTACGAAACCTTCAAAGATTTCTATGGCATGGAAGACGCAATCGAGCAGATTGTTTCTTACCTCAAGCATGCCGCACAAGGTTTGGAAGAACGCAAACAAATCCTATACCTACTCGGCCCTGTTGGTGGTGGTAAGTCATCACTTGCCGAAAAGCTAAAAGCCCTAATGGAAAAAATGCCCGTTTATGTGCTTAGCGCAAACGGCGAACGAAGCCCAGTTAACGATCACCCATTCTGTTTGTTCAATCCAACAGAAGATGGTGAGATTCTCAAGAAAGAGTATGGCATCGAGCATCGTTACCTACGTTCTATCATGTCACCATGGGCGGCAAAACGCCTTCATGAATTTGGCGGTGACATCACCAAATTTAAAGTACTGAAAGTTCGCCCTTCTATCCTTGACCAAGTGGCTATTGCGAAAACCGAACCAGGTGATGAAAACAACCAAGACATTTCGTCCCTAGTTGGTAAGGTCGATATTCGTCAGTTAGAGCATTACTCACAAGATGACCCAGATGCCTACAGCTACTCTGGCGCGCTATGTAAAGCGAACCAAGGCTTAATGGAATTCGTTGAGATGTTCAAAGCGCCAATCAAGGTGCTACACCCACTCTTGACTGCAACTCAGGAAGGCAACTTCAACGGGACAGAGGGTCTATCAGCGATTCCATTCGACGGTATGATTCTGGCGCACTCAAATGAATCTGAGTGGCAAACCTTCCGTAATAACAAGAACAACGAGGCGTTCTTGGACCGTGTATACATCGTGAAAGTACCTTACTGTCTACGAGTGTCGGAAGAAGTGAAGATCTACCAGAAACTGCTTGAAAACAGTGAGCTATCTAAAGCACCTTGCTCACCAAGCACACTCGAAACGCTGGCTCAATTCAGTATTCTTTCGCGACTTAAAGAGCCTGAAAACTCGTCCATTTTCTCGAAGATGCGCGTGTATGACGGTGAAACACTGAAAGACACCGATCCTAAAGCGAAGAGCTACCAAGAGTACCGAGATTACGCTGGCGTTGATGAAGGCATGAATGGCCTATCAACCCGTTTCGCATTCAAGATCTTGTCTCGCGTATTCAACTTCGACCAAACAGAAGTGGCTGCAAACCCAGTGCACTTGTTCTACGTGATTGAACAGCAAGTAGAACGCGAACAGTTTCCTTCCGAGATGGCAGAGAAGTATCTTGAATTCTTGAAAGGCTATCTAGTGCCTCGTTATGTCGAGTTCATTGGTAAAGAAGTTCAAACTGCGTACCTAGAGTCTTACTCTGAGTACGGCCAGAATATCTTCGACCGTTATGTCACCTATGCAGACTTCTGGATCCAAGACCAAGAATATCGCGATCCAGAAACAGGTCAACTGTTCGACCGTGCTTCTCTAAATGCTGAACTAGAGAAAATCGAGAAAACAGCGGGCATCTCTAACCCGAAAGATTTCCGAAACGAAATCGTCAACTTTGTGCTTCGTGCGAAAGCCAATAACAATGGTCAAAACCCAGTTTGGACCAGCTACGAAAAACTGCGCACGGTAATCGAGAAGAAAATGTTCTCCAATACCGAAGAACTGCTTCCGGTTATCTCTTTCAATGCGAAAACCTCTTCTGAAGATCAGAAGAAACACGACGACTTTGTCGCTCGCATGATGGAAAAAGGCTATACCGAGAAACAGGTTCGCCTACTTTCTGAGTGGTACCTACGAGTACGTAAGTCATCCTAA
- the kdsB gene encoding 3-deoxy-manno-octulosonate cytidylyltransferase codes for MSFTVVIPARYASSRLPGKPLADIGGKPMIQWVYEQALQAGAEDVIIATDDERVSAAAEQFGGKVCMTSPNHESGTERLAEVVEKMAIPVDHIVVNVQGDEPLIPPSIIRQVADNLAGCDAPIATLAVEIESEEEVFNPNAVKVVADERGYAMYFSRATIPWDRDNFAKQDKTIANPLMRHIGIYAYRAGFINTYVNWQPSALEQIECLEQLRVLWYGEKIHVEVAKEAPAAGVDTPEDLEAVRAIVAKQAQ; via the coding sequence ATGTCTTTTACGGTTGTCATTCCTGCACGTTACGCGTCAAGCCGCTTACCAGGCAAGCCGTTGGCAGACATTGGTGGTAAACCAATGATCCAATGGGTATATGAACAAGCCTTACAAGCGGGCGCAGAAGACGTGATTATCGCAACTGACGATGAGCGCGTATCGGCGGCGGCAGAACAGTTTGGTGGCAAGGTTTGTATGACCTCGCCAAACCACGAATCTGGCACTGAGCGACTAGCGGAAGTGGTAGAAAAAATGGCTATCCCTGTAGACCACATTGTGGTTAACGTTCAGGGTGATGAACCATTGATTCCGCCATCGATTATTCGCCAAGTGGCTGACAACCTAGCAGGCTGCGATGCACCAATAGCAACGCTTGCGGTTGAGATTGAATCGGAAGAGGAAGTCTTCAACCCGAATGCGGTGAAGGTGGTTGCGGACGAGCGTGGTTATGCCATGTACTTTAGTCGTGCAACGATTCCTTGGGATCGTGATAACTTTGCCAAGCAAGACAAAACCATCGCGAATCCATTGATGCGTCACATCGGCATCTACGCTTACCGTGCTGGCTTCATCAATACTTATGTGAATTGGCAGCCAAGCGCACTTGAGCAAATCGAGTGTCTAGAGCAACTTCGAGTACTTTGGTACGGTGAAAAGATTCATGTGGAAGTGGCAAAAGAAGCGCCAGCAGCAGGTGTGGATACACCAGAAGATTTAGAAGCAGTACGAGCCATTGTCGCTAAGCAAGCACAATAA
- the msbA gene encoding lipid A ABC transporter ATP-binding protein/permease MsbA — MSINTDETTWQTFKRLWQFIRLYKSGIIVAVIALVINALSDTYMISLLKPLLDEGFGNAESDFLRTLPLIVFAMMFIRGVSGFVSTYCLSWVSGNVVMQIRRMVFNHFMHMPVSYFDKEKTGNLLSRITYDSEQVSAATSSALVSIVREGASIIGLLVLMFYNSWQLSLVLFAVAPVVAWGIGIVSKRFRKISKNMQTMMGHVTASAEQMLKGHKVVLSYGGQDIEGKRFEKVSNQMRQQSMKLVTAQAAANPIIQMIASIAIVVVLYLASIDSIKEQLTPGTFTVVFSAMFGLMRPLKALTNVTSQFQRGMAASQTLFALVDLEPEKNEGKFTVDRANGDVAVKEVSFTYEGAEKPALENVSFDIPKGKTVALVGRSGSGKSTIANLFNRFYDVSGGSITLDGHDIRDYELKNLREQFALVSQNVHLFNDTIANNIAYATEDQYTREDIERAAKLAHVTEFVSKMEDGLDTMIGENGASLSGGQRQRVAIARALLRDAPVLVLDEATSALDTESERAIQSALDELQKDKTVLVIAHRLSTIENADEILVVDEGSIVERGNHAELIAKKDGAYAQLHRIQFGA; from the coding sequence ATGTCGATAAATACTGATGAAACGACCTGGCAGACGTTTAAGCGTCTATGGCAATTTATTCGCCTTTATAAGTCAGGCATTATCGTTGCCGTCATTGCATTAGTGATTAATGCACTTTCAGATACCTATATGATTTCTTTGCTAAAACCACTTCTTGATGAAGGTTTTGGTAATGCGGAATCGGATTTTCTACGCACGCTTCCATTGATTGTTTTCGCCATGATGTTCATTCGTGGTGTGAGCGGATTTGTCTCCACTTATTGCTTGAGCTGGGTATCCGGCAACGTGGTGATGCAAATTCGTCGCATGGTGTTTAATCACTTTATGCACATGCCTGTGTCTTACTTTGACAAAGAAAAAACAGGCAATCTACTCTCTCGAATTACTTATGACTCTGAACAAGTTTCAGCGGCTACTAGTTCTGCGCTAGTGAGCATTGTGCGTGAAGGTGCGAGCATCATCGGTCTTCTTGTGCTGATGTTCTACAACAGCTGGCAGCTTTCTCTAGTACTATTTGCTGTTGCACCAGTTGTGGCTTGGGGCATTGGTATCGTTTCTAAGCGATTCCGTAAGATTTCTAAGAACATGCAAACCATGATGGGCCATGTGACGGCGTCTGCTGAGCAAATGTTAAAAGGTCACAAAGTCGTACTAAGCTACGGTGGTCAAGATATCGAAGGCAAGCGCTTCGAAAAAGTCAGCAACCAAATGCGTCAACAAAGCATGAAGTTGGTGACAGCTCAAGCTGCAGCAAACCCAATCATTCAAATGATCGCGTCTATTGCGATTGTTGTAGTTCTGTACCTAGCAAGTATCGACTCAATCAAAGAACAGTTAACGCCGGGTACATTTACCGTTGTGTTCTCAGCAATGTTTGGTTTGATGCGTCCGCTTAAAGCGCTGACAAACGTAACCTCTCAGTTCCAACGTGGTATGGCAGCGAGCCAAACCTTGTTTGCCCTGGTAGACCTAGAGCCAGAGAAGAACGAAGGTAAGTTCACTGTAGATCGCGCAAATGGCGACGTTGCAGTAAAAGAAGTCAGCTTTACCTACGAAGGTGCAGAGAAACCGGCACTTGAGAACGTGAGCTTTGATATTCCAAAAGGCAAGACGGTTGCTCTTGTTGGTCGTTCAGGTTCGGGTAAGAGTACCATCGCGAACTTATTCAACCGTTTTTACGACGTCAGCGGTGGTTCAATTACACTTGATGGCCATGATATTCGTGACTACGAGCTTAAGAACCTGCGCGAGCAGTTTGCATTGGTATCGCAAAACGTACATTTGTTTAATGACACGATTGCAAACAACATTGCTTACGCGACAGAAGATCAATACACACGTGAAGACATCGAACGTGCCGCTAAACTTGCTCACGTCACTGAGTTCGTCAGCAAGATGGAAGACGGCCTTGATACGATGATTGGTGAGAATGGTGCGAGTCTATCTGGCGGTCAACGTCAACGTGTCGCTATTGCTCGTGCACTTCTTCGTGATGCCCCTGTTTTGGTTCTTGATGAAGCGACATCAGCTCTGGATACGGAATCTGAACGTGCTATTCAATCGGCGCTGGATGAACTGCAAAAAGACAAGACGGTATTGGTGATTGCACACCGACTGTCGACTATCGAGAATGCAGATGAAATTCTAGTGGTAGATGAAGGCTCTATCGTTGAACGTGGTAACCACGCTGAGCTGATTGCCAAGAAAGATGGCGCATACGCTCAACTTCATCGAATCCAGTTTGGTGCCTAA
- the lpxK gene encoding tetraacyldisaccharide 4'-kinase, with product MVEKIWFENHPLKYLLWPLLWPLSLLFGAISKSKRQQYQSGKKQAYKAPVPVVVVGNITAGGNGKTPVVVWLVEQLQQLGYKPGVVSRGYGAKAPQYPLVLDDNTLAKHCGDEPKLIYRRTGALVAVDPVRANAVKALLATGVDIIITDDGLQHYALERDIEFVIVDGNRRFGNESLIPLGPLREGVERLSEVDFIITNGGQAQYGEMPMSLTPSKAINLKTKQQVEVSELRDLVAFAGIGHPPRFFNTLNAMNADIKVTKGFADHQDFDQQELQALAQQGANVIMTEKDAVKCDSYAQDNWWYLPVSAQFESNDAERILNRIKEVKATYGSPSA from the coding sequence GTGGTTGAAAAAATCTGGTTCGAAAACCATCCTCTCAAATATCTGCTGTGGCCGCTTTTGTGGCCACTGAGTTTGTTGTTTGGTGCGATCAGTAAATCTAAGCGTCAACAATATCAATCAGGTAAAAAACAAGCTTACAAAGCGCCAGTGCCTGTAGTTGTGGTGGGTAACATTACGGCTGGAGGCAATGGTAAAACACCAGTTGTTGTTTGGCTGGTGGAGCAATTACAGCAGCTTGGTTACAAACCAGGCGTTGTGTCTCGTGGCTATGGGGCGAAAGCGCCGCAGTATCCGCTTGTTTTGGATGACAATACACTAGCGAAACACTGTGGTGACGAGCCGAAGCTGATTTATCGTCGTACTGGTGCGCTTGTCGCTGTAGACCCGGTTCGAGCCAATGCGGTGAAAGCATTGCTTGCAACTGGCGTTGATATCATTATTACTGACGATGGCCTCCAGCATTACGCTCTAGAGCGAGATATCGAGTTCGTTATCGTTGATGGTAATCGCCGCTTTGGCAATGAAAGCCTTATTCCACTTGGTCCTCTTCGTGAAGGGGTAGAGCGTCTTTCTGAAGTCGATTTTATCATCACTAATGGTGGTCAAGCTCAGTATGGCGAAATGCCAATGTCTTTAACGCCATCAAAGGCGATCAACCTGAAGACCAAGCAACAGGTCGAGGTCAGTGAATTACGAGATCTCGTTGCGTTTGCCGGGATTGGGCATCCACCACGATTTTTTAATACACTTAACGCAATGAATGCGGATATCAAAGTGACGAAAGGCTTTGCCGATCATCAAGACTTTGATCAGCAAGAATTACAAGCATTGGCTCAACAAGGAGCGAATGTGATTATGACAGAAAAGGATGCCGTCAAATGCGACAGTTATGCGCAAGACAATTGGTGGTATCTACCAGTTTCTGCTCAGTTTGAATCAAACGACGCAGAGCGAATTTTAAATCGAATAAAAGAGGTTAAAGCGACTTATGGATCACCGTCTGCTTGA
- a CDS encoding SpoVR family protein — translation MNTATTNLSGEASKKRREKMLPDGPDWTFELLERYHKEIKRVAEHYRLDTYPNQIEVITSEQMMDAYSSIGMPINYNHWSFGKKFIQTEQNYKHGQMGLAYEIVINSNPCIAYLMEENTITMQALVIAHACYGHNSFFKGNYLFQTWTDASSIIDYLLFAKNYIAECEERYGVHEVEQLLDSCHALMNFGVDRYKRPEKISINEEKARQEEREAYLQSQVNELWRTVPQSKTKEEDIKVRFPSEPQENLLYFFEKHAPLLEPWQREIVRIVRKVSQYFYPQKQTQVMNEGWATFWHYTILNHLYDEGLVSEKFILEFLHSHTSVVAQPPYNSPYFSGINPYALGFAMFRDIKRICEEPTDEDKEWFPELAGTDWLDAVHFAMHNFKDESFISQYLSPKLMRDFKLFAINDDDRKNFIEVAAIHDEMGYRRIRETLAAQYNLANLEPNIQVFNVDVRGDRSLTLQYVPHNRIPLDNSYEEVLKHVYRLWGFDVILEEVKDTGHREILSTCPKRNQYDTNI, via the coding sequence ATGAATACCGCAACGACAAACCTTTCGGGGGAAGCCTCGAAGAAACGCAGAGAAAAGATGCTGCCAGATGGTCCAGATTGGACGTTTGAACTGCTGGAGCGTTACCACAAAGAAATCAAGCGTGTGGCGGAGCATTATCGTCTCGACACCTATCCTAACCAAATCGAGGTCATCACATCAGAGCAAATGATGGACGCGTACTCAAGCATCGGTATGCCCATCAACTACAACCACTGGTCATTTGGTAAAAAGTTCATCCAAACGGAGCAGAACTATAAGCACGGCCAAATGGGGTTGGCTTACGAAATCGTGATCAACTCTAACCCATGTATCGCTTACCTGATGGAAGAGAACACCATCACCATGCAAGCTCTGGTTATTGCTCACGCGTGTTATGGGCACAATTCGTTCTTCAAAGGTAACTATCTGTTCCAAACTTGGACTGATGCCAGCTCGATCATTGATTATCTTCTGTTCGCGAAGAACTACATTGCAGAATGTGAGGAGCGCTACGGTGTGCACGAAGTCGAACAACTACTCGACTCTTGCCATGCCCTAATGAACTTCGGTGTAGACCGTTACAAGCGCCCTGAGAAGATTTCCATCAATGAAGAGAAAGCTCGTCAGGAAGAGCGTGAAGCTTATCTGCAATCGCAAGTGAACGAACTATGGCGAACCGTCCCACAATCGAAAACCAAAGAAGAAGACATCAAAGTTCGCTTCCCGAGCGAGCCACAGGAGAACCTGCTCTACTTCTTTGAAAAACACGCACCACTACTTGAGCCATGGCAGCGCGAGATTGTACGTATCGTGCGCAAGGTGAGCCAATACTTCTATCCTCAAAAACAAACTCAGGTCATGAATGAAGGCTGGGCAACCTTCTGGCACTACACAATCCTTAATCACCTTTACGATGAAGGTTTAGTGTCTGAGAAATTCATTCTCGAGTTTCTACACAGTCACACTAGTGTGGTTGCACAGCCACCGTATAACAGTCCTTACTTTAGTGGTATCAACCCTTATGCGCTTGGATTCGCGATGTTCCGTGATATCAAACGTATCTGTGAAGAACCAACAGACGAGGATAAAGAGTGGTTCCCTGAGCTGGCAGGCACCGACTGGCTAGACGCGGTTCACTTTGCCATGCATAACTTCAAAGACGAGAGCTTTATCAGCCAATACTTGTCACCGAAACTCATGCGTGATTTCAAATTGTTTGCCATCAATGACGATGATCGCAAAAACTTCATCGAAGTTGCCGCCATTCATGATGAGATGGGGTACCGACGCATTCGCGAAACGCTGGCTGCGCAATATAACTTGGCGAACTTAGAGCCAAATATTCAGGTGTTTAACGTGGATGTCCGCGGTGACCGCTCGTTAACACTTCAATACGTCCCTCATAACCGCATTCCTTTGGATAACAGTTATGAAGAGGTACTTAAGCATGTGTATCGCTTGTGGGGCTTCGATGTGATTTTAGAAGAAGTGAAAGACACCGGGCACAGAGAGATCCTCTCAACCTGTCCGAAACGTAATCAGTACGACACCAATATCTAA
- a CDS encoding DNA internalization-related competence protein ComEC/Rec2, whose product MTLLEKSLTLALFVASVISSAWWPAMPDWRWLLLGIIATGSIIKLRRGLLSIGVIWGFMVVIIHGNVMEHQRQALFRAGVNITINGKVDSPFTQISHGYEGIAQINQVNSQNLLPFLKPKIRLITAFPLPVNTEFTTQVTIKPILGLKNEAGFDAEKQAIGKGIVARAVTPDDAKWLIRTHSSFRQQIITAVDTHIAELNHFPLISALAFSDRSLLAKQDWQSLRDSGLLHLVSISGLHIGMAFAFGMSLGFVIRLIIPKFVHFPSVVGLLAALVYAWLADFSLPTTRAFSVCVIYLVLKAALVHWSPWRVLLLAVSIQLFIEPFASFTMSFWLSYLSVVAVLLAVNVVQRRRGNWQTKLSSLLKIQLVLTLLIVPISGAFFSGTSLVSIAYNLVFIPWFGFLVVPLMFLALIVTPISFQLAGMLWQLVDWVLLPLTWSLQFAVGSWHFVSLPLTLTILAVATCGLLRRFLNRGSFVTLVILVKGVALFYERTTSSWRVDVLDVGHGLAVLIEKHGKVTLYDTGKAWNSGSIAQQVLSPVLHRRGFGTIDMFIISHADSDHAGGRQYIEQHFSPAQKFSSQNYANYQSCIAGERWYWQALYFEVLWPPKQVNRAYNPHSCVVRVVDKESGFKLLLTGDIEAVSEWILMREPNKLESDVMLVPHHGSKSSSNPKFVQTVSPTLAIASLAKSNQWGMPAENVLSAYQAASAHWLDTGNHGQVSVFIKRDNWYFEAKRSETFEPWYRQMLRKGVE is encoded by the coding sequence ATGACTCTCTTAGAAAAAAGTTTGACCTTGGCGTTATTTGTAGCGAGCGTTATATCGTCTGCGTGGTGGCCGGCGATGCCTGATTGGCGATGGTTGCTGCTGGGAATAATTGCCACTGGCTCGATTATCAAATTACGTCGTGGCTTATTGAGCATAGGCGTAATTTGGGGCTTTATGGTTGTCATTATCCACGGCAATGTTATGGAGCATCAAAGACAAGCCCTGTTTCGAGCAGGGGTGAATATTACCATAAATGGCAAAGTTGACAGCCCTTTTACGCAAATAAGTCACGGATATGAAGGAATTGCGCAGATCAATCAGGTGAATTCTCAAAACCTGTTACCTTTTCTTAAACCGAAAATCCGATTGATAACCGCTTTCCCACTGCCCGTTAACACTGAGTTCACTACTCAGGTGACGATCAAACCGATTCTGGGTTTGAAGAATGAGGCGGGGTTTGATGCGGAAAAGCAAGCGATAGGTAAGGGTATTGTCGCTAGAGCTGTCACACCTGATGACGCGAAATGGTTGATTCGTACACACTCTTCATTTCGACAGCAAATCATTACGGCCGTTGATACTCATATTGCTGAACTTAACCATTTCCCTTTAATCAGTGCATTAGCGTTTAGCGACCGCTCCCTGCTTGCTAAACAGGATTGGCAGTCTCTGCGAGATAGCGGGCTGCTGCATTTGGTCTCGATCTCTGGTTTGCATATTGGAATGGCGTTTGCTTTTGGCATGAGTTTGGGATTTGTCATACGGCTTATAATCCCAAAATTCGTTCACTTTCCTTCCGTTGTCGGTTTATTGGCAGCGCTCGTTTATGCGTGGTTGGCCGATTTTTCTTTACCTACAACCCGTGCTTTTTCGGTTTGTGTCATTTATCTCGTACTTAAAGCGGCTTTGGTTCATTGGAGCCCTTGGCGAGTGTTACTGCTCGCTGTCTCGATACAGCTTTTCATCGAGCCTTTTGCTTCATTCACGATGAGTTTCTGGTTGTCTTATCTGTCCGTGGTTGCCGTGCTTTTAGCCGTGAATGTGGTTCAACGGCGACGCGGCAATTGGCAAACGAAGCTGAGTTCACTACTAAAAATACAGTTAGTACTTACTTTGCTTATCGTGCCAATCAGCGGTGCGTTTTTCTCTGGAACAAGTTTGGTATCCATCGCTTATAACCTAGTTTTCATTCCTTGGTTTGGTTTTTTGGTCGTCCCTTTGATGTTCCTAGCGCTGATTGTAACCCCAATTTCTTTTCAGTTGGCTGGTATGCTTTGGCAACTGGTGGATTGGGTGTTGTTGCCACTGACATGGTCATTACAGTTTGCGGTCGGGAGTTGGCATTTTGTAAGTTTGCCTTTGACCTTAACGATACTCGCAGTTGCCACCTGTGGATTATTGAGACGTTTTTTGAATCGGGGCTCGTTCGTTACGTTAGTAATTCTAGTAAAGGGTGTCGCCCTATTTTATGAGCGTACAACGAGTTCTTGGAGAGTGGACGTGTTAGATGTAGGACACGGCCTTGCGGTATTAATTGAGAAGCATGGAAAGGTGACGCTTTACGACACAGGCAAAGCTTGGAACTCAGGGAGCATAGCGCAACAAGTTCTCTCTCCTGTATTACATCGCAGAGGTTTTGGCACCATTGATATGTTCATTATCAGTCATGCTGATTCGGATCATGCAGGAGGTAGGCAGTATATAGAGCAGCACTTTTCGCCAGCGCAGAAATTCAGCAGTCAAAACTACGCTAACTACCAATCTTGTATTGCGGGTGAACGCTGGTATTGGCAGGCGCTTTATTTTGAAGTCTTATGGCCACCTAAGCAGGTAAACCGTGCTTATAATCCTCATTCGTGTGTTGTTCGAGTTGTGGATAAGGAATCGGGTTTTAAATTGCTTTTGACTGGCGATATTGAAGCCGTCAGTGAGTGGATACTTATGCGTGAACCCAACAAGCTAGAGAGTGATGTTATGCTTGTTCCTCATCATGGTAGCAAGAGCTCTTCGAATCCAAAATTTGTTCAAACTGTCTCTCCAACCTTGGCGATAGCCTCGTTAGCAAAAAGTAATCAATGGGGCATGCCTGCTGAAAATGTTTTATCGGCTTATCAGGCAGCAAGTGCCCACTGGCTGGATACGGGAAATCATGGGCAGGTATCGGTGTTTATTAAGCGAGACAATTGGTACTTTGAAGCTAAACGTAGTGAGACATTTGAGCCTTGGTATAGGCAGATGCTGCGTAAGGGAGTAGAATAA
- a CDS encoding YeaH/YhbH family protein: MAQFIDRRLNGKNKSAVNRQRFLKRHKEQIKESVADAVNRRSITNTETGEDVAIPHKDINEPMFHQGKGGVRDRVHPGNDQFITGDKIERPKGGGQGGGAGEGNASPDGEGQDEFVFQISKDEYLDILFEDLELPNLEKNQIAKITEWKTHRAGYQTAGIPSNIAVVRSLQQSLARRTAMTAGKKRLLNELEDELTRIKNIEPAQQLEENRLKKEIKDLRKKIESVPFIDTFDLRFKNYEKRPVPSSQAVMFCLMDVSGSMDQATKDIAKRFYVLLYLFLTRTYENVEVVFIRHHTQAKEVDEHEFFYSQETGGTIVSSALKLMNEIVQDRYPVGQWNIYAAQASDGDNWADDSPRCRDLLVNKLLPNCQYYSYIEITRRSHQTLWHEYEKLSEAFPNFAMKNIRSVEDIFPVFRELFQKENA; this comes from the coding sequence ATGGCGCAATTTATAGACCGAAGGCTCAATGGCAAGAACAAGAGCGCTGTTAATCGACAGCGCTTCTTGAAGCGCCATAAAGAGCAGATTAAAGAGTCGGTAGCTGACGCAGTGAATCGACGCTCGATCACGAACACGGAAACGGGCGAAGACGTCGCAATACCGCACAAAGATATTAACGAACCTATGTTTCATCAGGGTAAAGGGGGCGTGCGAGACCGCGTGCATCCTGGTAACGACCAATTTATCACTGGTGACAAAATCGAACGCCCGAAAGGTGGTGGCCAAGGCGGCGGTGCTGGTGAAGGCAATGCCAGCCCTGACGGTGAAGGCCAAGACGAGTTCGTTTTCCAAATTTCAAAAGACGAGTACCTCGATATCTTGTTTGAAGATTTAGAGTTACCAAATCTTGAGAAAAACCAAATTGCCAAAATCACAGAGTGGAAAACCCACCGCGCGGGTTATCAAACTGCGGGTATTCCATCCAACATTGCCGTTGTTCGCTCGCTACAACAATCTCTAGCGCGACGCACGGCAATGACGGCGGGTAAGAAGCGTCTTCTTAATGAACTGGAAGATGAGCTTACTCGCATCAAAAACATCGAGCCCGCTCAGCAGCTTGAAGAAAATCGTCTGAAGAAGGAAATTAAGGATCTGCGCAAGAAAATCGAAAGCGTACCCTTTATCGATACCTTCGACTTACGTTTCAAGAACTATGAGAAGCGCCCAGTGCCATCGAGCCAAGCGGTCATGTTCTGTCTAATGGATGTGTCTGGTTCTATGGACCAAGCAACCAAAGACATTGCAAAACGCTTCTATGTACTGCTTTATCTGTTCTTGACGCGTACCTACGAAAACGTTGAAGTGGTCTTCATTCGTCACCATACACAAGCGAAAGAAGTCGATGAGCACGAGTTCTTCTATTCGCAAGAAACGGGTGGCACGATTGTTTCGAGCGCACTCAAACTGATGAATGAGATCGTTCAAGACCGCTACCCTGTTGGCCAGTGGAACATCTACGCGGCTCAAGCATCCGATGGTGATAACTGGGCAGACGATTCACCTCGCTGTCGTGACCTACTCGTCAATAAGTTACTGCCAAATTGTCAGTACTATTCATACATCGAGATCACTAGACGTTCCCATCAAACGCTGTGGCATGAGTATGAAAAGCTTTCCGAAGCCTTTCCAAACTTCGCCATGAAAAACATCCGCTCTGTGGAGGATATCTTCCCAGTCTTCCGTGAACTATTCCAAAAAGAAAATGCGTAA
- a CDS encoding Trm112 family protein — MDHRLLEIVACPVCKGKLTYDKDNQELICKLDRLAYPIKEGIPVLLEPEARTMSMDEGR, encoded by the coding sequence ATGGATCACCGTCTGCTTGAGATTGTAGCTTGCCCTGTGTGCAAAGGTAAGCTGACGTACGATAAAGATAATCAAGAGTTGATCTGCAAACTGGATCGCCTTGCTTACCCAATCAAAGAGGGTATTCCTGTTCTGCTTGAGCCAGAAGCACGAACCATGAGCATGGACGAGGGACGCTAA